Proteins encoded by one window of Cryptosporangium minutisporangium:
- a CDS encoding NADH-quinone oxidoreductase subunit A has translation MDTGGSLALYAPIVGLFVLAALFAVFSVGAAAVVGPKRYNKAKLDAYECGIEPSPQATGGGRFPIKFYLTAMLFIIFDIEIIFLYPWAVANEALGLFGLVEMVLFIATVFIAYAYVWRRGGLDWD, from the coding sequence ATGGACACCGGTGGTTCACTCGCGCTCTATGCGCCGATCGTCGGCCTCTTCGTGCTCGCCGCTCTCTTTGCGGTGTTCAGTGTCGGTGCGGCGGCGGTCGTCGGGCCCAAGCGCTACAACAAAGCCAAACTCGACGCCTACGAATGCGGCATCGAGCCGTCACCCCAGGCAACCGGCGGTGGCCGATTCCCGATCAAGTTCTATTTGACCGCGATGCTGTTCATCATCTTCGACATCGAGATCATCTTCCTTTACCCGTGGGCGGTCGCCAACGAGGCGCTCGGCCTGTTCGGGCTGGTGGAGATGGTGCTGTTCATCGCCACCGTGTTCATCGCCTACGCGTACGTCTGGCGTCGCGGCGGCCTGGACTGGGACTGA
- a CDS encoding geranylgeranyl reductase family protein: MERAASVGPVETRADADVIVVGAGPAGSAAAYHLARSGLDVLLLEKTEFPREKVCGDGLTPRAVRSLISMGIDTSVENGWLHNKGLRVIGGGVRMELPWPDLAAYPNYGLTRTRMDFDDMLSKAAVKAGAQLRTSTTVTGPVLSTAGRVVGVEAEVGPEKTSATYRAPLVIAADGVSGRFALALGLARNEARPMGVAVRRYYESPRHDDDYLESWLELWDKVDGKDRLLPGYGWIFGLGDGRSNVGLGILNSSAAFKDVNYRQLLKTWMASTPEEWGYREENADGPIRGAALPMGFNRKPHYTRGLMLVGDAGGMVNPFNGEGIAYAMESGEIAAEVAVQALARAAGPSRERALRAYPTLLTERYGGYYRLGGVFVKLISNPDVMKVATRHGLPHPLLMRFVLKLLANLTDPRGGDAMDRVINGLSKLAPAV; the protein is encoded by the coding sequence CTGGAAAGAGCTGCCTCCGTCGGCCCGGTCGAAACCCGGGCCGACGCGGACGTGATCGTGGTCGGCGCTGGGCCTGCGGGCTCGGCCGCCGCTTACCACCTGGCCCGGTCCGGGCTCGACGTCCTGCTGCTCGAGAAGACCGAGTTCCCCAGGGAGAAGGTCTGCGGCGACGGACTGACCCCGCGCGCGGTCCGTTCGCTGATCTCGATGGGCATCGACACGTCGGTCGAGAACGGCTGGCTGCACAACAAGGGGCTGCGAGTCATCGGCGGCGGCGTCCGGATGGAGCTGCCCTGGCCCGACCTGGCGGCCTACCCGAACTACGGCCTCACCCGGACCCGGATGGACTTCGACGACATGCTGTCGAAGGCTGCCGTGAAGGCCGGCGCCCAGCTGCGTACCTCGACGACCGTCACCGGCCCGGTGCTCTCCACCGCCGGGCGGGTCGTCGGGGTGGAGGCCGAGGTCGGGCCGGAGAAGACGTCGGCCACCTACCGTGCGCCGCTGGTGATCGCCGCCGACGGTGTCTCCGGCCGATTCGCGCTCGCGCTGGGGCTGGCCCGCAACGAGGCCCGGCCGATGGGTGTCGCGGTGCGTCGGTACTACGAGAGCCCGCGCCACGACGACGACTACCTGGAGTCGTGGCTGGAACTCTGGGACAAGGTCGACGGCAAGGATCGGCTGCTGCCCGGCTACGGCTGGATCTTCGGCCTCGGTGACGGCCGGTCGAACGTCGGTCTGGGCATCCTCAACAGCTCCGCGGCGTTCAAGGACGTCAACTACCGGCAGCTGCTCAAGACCTGGATGGCGAGCACTCCAGAGGAGTGGGGCTATCGCGAGGAGAACGCCGACGGCCCGATCCGGGGCGCGGCGTTGCCGATGGGCTTCAACCGCAAGCCGCACTACACCCGCGGGCTCATGCTGGTCGGCGACGCCGGCGGCATGGTGAACCCGTTCAACGGTGAGGGCATCGCCTACGCGATGGAGTCCGGCGAGATCGCCGCCGAGGTCGCCGTCCAGGCCCTCGCGCGCGCCGCCGGGCCGAGCCGGGAGCGTGCACTCCGCGCCTACCCGACTCTGCTCACCGAGCGGTACGGCGGGTACTACCGCCTCGGTGGCGTGTTCGTGAAGCTGATCAGCAACCCGGACGTCATGAAGGTCGCCACCCGCCACGGGCTGCCGCATCCGCTTCTCATGCGCTTCGTTCTCAAATTGCTCGCGAATCTCACCGACCCTCGCGGTGGGGACGCCATGGACCGGGTCATCAACGGCCTGTCCAAGCTGGCGCCCGCGGTGTGA
- a CDS encoding NADH-quinone oxidoreductase subunit C, which produces MFGVSGSGDTSGFGGLVRPVGDPHGAQRPYGGYFDEVADLLAEELAKRDVGFESAVTRVVVDRGELTLYVRPERIVEVCQLLRDSDGLRFELCSSVSGVDYLDAPLSTDPTEQSERLHVVYHLTSMTYRRRIRLEVGVTVENPHVPSVTSVYPTADWQEREVWDMFGVVFDGHPALTRILMPDDWDGHPQRKDYPLGGVPVEYKGAEIPPPDTRRAYR; this is translated from the coding sequence ATGTTCGGCGTCTCCGGCTCGGGTGACACGTCCGGGTTCGGCGGGCTGGTCCGGCCGGTCGGCGACCCGCACGGAGCCCAGCGCCCCTACGGCGGCTACTTCGACGAGGTCGCCGACCTCCTCGCCGAGGAGCTGGCCAAGCGGGACGTCGGATTCGAGAGCGCGGTCACCCGCGTCGTCGTCGACCGCGGCGAGCTGACGCTCTACGTCCGTCCCGAGCGCATCGTCGAGGTCTGCCAGCTACTGCGCGACAGCGATGGCCTGCGCTTCGAGCTGTGCAGCTCGGTCTCCGGCGTCGACTACCTGGACGCCCCGCTGAGCACCGACCCGACCGAGCAGTCCGAGCGGCTGCACGTCGTCTACCACCTGACCAGCATGACCTACCGGCGGCGGATCCGGCTGGAAGTGGGCGTCACCGTCGAGAACCCGCACGTCCCGTCGGTCACCTCGGTCTACCCGACCGCGGACTGGCAGGAGCGCGAGGTCTGGGACATGTTCGGCGTCGTCTTCGACGGCCACCCGGCGCTCACCCGAATCCTGATGCCCGACGACTGGGACGGCCACCCGCAGCGCAAGGACTACCCGCTCGGCGGTGTCCCGGTCGAGTACAAGGGCGCGGAGATCCCGCCGCCCGACACCCGCCGGGCTTACCGATGA
- the nuoF gene encoding NADH-quinone oxidoreductase subunit NuoF, with the protein MSEREVLTPVLTKRWLSPEAWKISVYERLDGYAALRKAIKAHPDDLIQMVKDSGLRGRGGAGFPTGLKWGFIPQGDGKPHYLVVNADEGEPGTCKDLPYMMADPHGLVEGIVIAAYAIRANFAAIYIRGEAVHAARRLRNAVNEAYARGYLGRNILGSGFDLELVVHSGAGAYICGEETALLDSLEGYRGQPRLKPPFPAVAGLYGGPTVVNNVETIASVPYIVLGGAEWWKSMGTEKSPGPKIYSISGRVNRPGQYECSLGITLRELLELAGGMKEGHQLRFWTPGGSSTPLFTAEHLDVPLDFEGAAAAGSMLGTTAVQIFSDQDCPVYATYRWIAFYAHESCGKCTPCREGNYWMVQVLRRILSGQGTKADLDTLLDTCDNIFGRSFCALGDGATSPVTSSLKYFRDDYLDYIEGRKAPYFSAEQAALAGAH; encoded by the coding sequence ATGAGCGAGCGCGAAGTCCTCACCCCGGTCCTCACCAAGCGCTGGCTCTCGCCCGAGGCCTGGAAGATCTCGGTCTACGAGCGCCTGGACGGCTACGCCGCCCTGCGCAAGGCGATCAAGGCCCATCCGGACGACTTGATCCAGATGGTCAAGGACTCCGGCCTCCGCGGTCGCGGCGGTGCCGGCTTCCCGACCGGTCTGAAGTGGGGATTCATCCCGCAGGGCGACGGCAAGCCGCACTACCTCGTGGTGAACGCCGACGAGGGGGAGCCCGGCACCTGCAAGGACCTGCCGTACATGATGGCCGACCCGCACGGCCTCGTGGAGGGAATCGTCATCGCGGCGTACGCCATCCGGGCGAACTTCGCAGCCATCTACATCCGTGGTGAAGCCGTGCACGCCGCCCGCCGGCTGCGCAACGCGGTGAACGAGGCCTACGCCCGCGGCTACCTCGGCCGCAACATCCTCGGCAGCGGCTTCGACCTCGAACTCGTCGTCCACTCCGGCGCCGGCGCCTACATCTGTGGCGAGGAAACCGCGCTCCTCGACTCGCTCGAGGGCTACCGCGGCCAGCCGCGGCTCAAGCCGCCGTTCCCCGCGGTCGCCGGCCTCTACGGCGGTCCGACCGTCGTGAACAACGTCGAGACGATCGCGAGCGTGCCGTACATCGTGCTCGGCGGCGCCGAGTGGTGGAAGTCGATGGGCACCGAGAAGTCGCCCGGGCCGAAGATCTACTCGATCTCCGGACGGGTGAACCGCCCAGGTCAGTACGAGTGCTCGCTCGGCATCACGCTGCGCGAGCTGCTCGAACTCGCCGGCGGCATGAAGGAAGGCCACCAGCTCCGGTTCTGGACGCCTGGCGGCTCCTCGACGCCGCTGTTCACCGCCGAGCACCTGGACGTCCCGCTCGACTTCGAGGGCGCGGCCGCCGCCGGGTCGATGCTCGGCACCACCGCCGTGCAGATCTTCAGCGACCAGGATTGTCCGGTCTACGCGACCTACCGCTGGATCGCGTTCTACGCCCACGAGTCGTGCGGCAAGTGCACACCGTGCCGCGAGGGCAACTACTGGATGGTCCAGGTGCTGCGCCGGATCCTGTCCGGCCAGGGCACCAAGGCCGACCTGGACACGCTCCTCGACACCTGCGACAACATTTTCGGCCGGTCGTTCTGCGCGCTCGGCGACGGTGCGACCAGCCCGGTCACGTCGTCGCTGAAGTACTTCCGCGACGACTACCTCGACTACATCGAGGGCCGCAAGGCGCCGTACTTCTCCGCCGAACAGGCCGCCCTCGCCGGAGCGCACTGA
- a CDS encoding NADH-quinone oxidoreductase subunit B family protein, translating into MGLEEKLPGGVLVTTVEKIVNWSRKSSMWPATFGLACCAIEMMTTGAARYDFARFGMERFSATPRQADLMIVAGRVSQKMAPVLRQIYDQMPEPKWVLSMGVCASSGGMFNNYAIVQGVDHVVPVDMYLPGCPPRPEMLLDAVLKLHEKVMHEPLGPKRRAELAEARANGTAERYGTMPSSFRHDKTLRREWEKAAAEGRAEQFRIEEAARQIEAGVARK; encoded by the coding sequence ATGGGGCTGGAGGAGAAACTCCCCGGCGGGGTGCTGGTGACCACCGTCGAGAAGATCGTCAACTGGAGCCGTAAGTCGTCGATGTGGCCGGCCACCTTCGGGTTGGCCTGCTGTGCCATCGAGATGATGACGACCGGAGCCGCCCGGTACGACTTCGCCCGCTTCGGAATGGAGCGGTTCAGCGCTACTCCCCGGCAGGCGGATCTGATGATCGTCGCCGGTCGGGTGAGCCAGAAGATGGCGCCGGTGCTGCGGCAGATCTACGACCAGATGCCGGAGCCGAAATGGGTGCTCTCGATGGGCGTCTGCGCCAGCTCGGGTGGAATGTTCAACAACTACGCGATCGTCCAGGGCGTCGATCACGTGGTGCCGGTTGACATGTATCTGCCGGGTTGTCCGCCACGGCCGGAAATGCTGCTGGACGCCGTCCTCAAACTGCACGAAAAGGTCATGCACGAGCCGCTCGGGCCGAAGCGCCGCGCCGAGCTCGCGGAGGCGCGGGCGAACGGAACCGCGGAGCGGTACGGCACCATGCCGTCCTCGTTCCGGCACGACAAGACGCTCCGCCGGGAGTGGGAGAAGGCCGCAGCCGAAGGGCGCGCCGAGCAGTTCCGGATCGAAGAGGCCGCACGGCAGATCGAGGCAGGGGTGGCCCGCAAGTGA
- a CDS encoding NADH-quinone oxidoreductase subunit D: MTQTTDPYADSRETTEGRVYTVTGGDWDSIHAEDPLASERIVVNMGPQHPSTHGVLRLVLELEGETITEARTVIGYLHTGIEKNTEYRTWTQGTTFVTRMDYLSPLFNETGYCLAVEKLLGAEVPERATTIRVLLMELNRISSHLVWLATTGMELGSTTMMIYGFREREHVLDLFELITGLRMNHAFIRPGGLAQDLPVDAVDKIREFIPYMRDKIEDYEKLLTGQPVWKARTKDVGFLDVTGCLALGVTGPVLRSAGLPWDLRKTMPYCGYENYDFDVVTETTGDVFGRYLVRVNEMRQSLRIIEQALDRLAPGPVMVTDKKIAWPAQLALGKDGMGNSLEHVRQIMGQSMEALIHHFKLVTEGFRVPPGQVYVGIESPRGELGYHVVSDGGTRPYRVHVRDPSFVNLQAFPAMVEGAPIADAIASGASLDPVMGGVDR, encoded by the coding sequence ATGACCCAGACCACGGACCCGTACGCCGACTCCCGGGAGACGACCGAGGGCCGCGTCTACACCGTCACCGGCGGTGATTGGGACTCGATCCACGCCGAAGATCCGCTGGCCAGCGAGCGCATCGTCGTCAACATGGGCCCGCAGCACCCGTCGACGCACGGGGTGCTGCGTCTCGTCCTCGAGCTCGAGGGCGAGACGATCACCGAGGCCCGCACGGTCATCGGGTACCTGCACACCGGCATCGAGAAGAACACCGAGTACCGGACCTGGACGCAGGGCACCACGTTCGTCACCCGGATGGACTACCTGTCGCCGCTGTTCAACGAGACCGGCTACTGCCTCGCGGTGGAGAAGCTGCTCGGCGCCGAGGTGCCGGAGCGGGCCACCACGATTCGCGTCCTGCTGATGGAGCTCAACCGGATCAGCTCGCACTTGGTCTGGCTCGCCACCACCGGGATGGAGCTCGGCTCCACCACGATGATGATCTACGGCTTCCGCGAGCGGGAGCACGTGCTCGACCTGTTCGAACTCATCACCGGGCTCCGGATGAACCACGCCTTCATCCGGCCGGGCGGGCTGGCGCAGGACCTGCCGGTCGACGCGGTCGACAAGATCCGCGAATTCATCCCGTACATGCGGGACAAGATCGAGGATTACGAGAAGCTGCTGACCGGCCAGCCGGTCTGGAAGGCACGCACCAAGGACGTCGGCTTCCTCGACGTCACCGGCTGCCTGGCGCTCGGGGTCACCGGCCCGGTGCTGCGGTCGGCCGGTCTGCCGTGGGACCTGCGCAAGACGATGCCGTACTGCGGTTACGAGAACTACGACTTCGACGTGGTCACCGAGACCACCGGCGACGTCTTCGGCCGGTACCTGGTGCGGGTCAACGAGATGCGGCAGTCGCTGCGGATCATCGAGCAGGCGCTCGACCGGCTGGCGCCGGGGCCGGTGATGGTGACCGACAAGAAGATCGCCTGGCCGGCGCAGCTCGCGCTCGGCAAGGACGGCATGGGTAACTCGCTGGAGCACGTCCGGCAGATCATGGGCCAGTCGATGGAGGCCCTGATCCACCACTTCAAGCTGGTGACCGAGGGCTTCCGGGTGCCGCCGGGCCAGGTCTACGTCGGGATCGAGTCGCCCCGCGGTGAGCTGGGCTACCACGTCGTGAGCGATGGCGGCACCAGGCCCTATCGCGTCCACGTGCGGGACCCCAGCTTCGTGAACCTGCAGGCGTTCCCTGCGATGGTCGAGGGTGCGCCGATCGCGGACGCGATCGCGTCCGGCGCCTCCCTCGACCCGGTAATGGGGGGCGTTGACCGGTGA
- the nuoI gene encoding NADH-quinone oxidoreductase subunit NuoI produces the protein MFDSVKGFGLTFSTMFKKRVTIKYPDAPQPGTPRYHGRHVLNRHPDGLEKCVGCELCAWACPADAIYVEGGDNTEEARYSPGERYGAVYQINYARCIFCGLCIEACPTRSLTMSNTYELASDSRADLIYTKEQLMAPLLPGMEAPPHAMRLGENETDYYVQGPTNPGASAGAERPEGSEPKEVVR, from the coding sequence ATGTTCGACTCCGTCAAAGGCTTCGGGCTGACGTTCTCGACGATGTTCAAGAAGCGGGTGACGATCAAGTACCCGGACGCCCCGCAGCCCGGTACGCCGCGCTACCACGGTCGGCACGTGCTCAACCGGCACCCGGACGGGCTGGAGAAGTGCGTCGGGTGCGAGCTCTGCGCCTGGGCCTGCCCGGCCGACGCGATCTACGTCGAGGGCGGCGACAACACCGAGGAAGCCCGCTACTCGCCGGGTGAGCGGTACGGCGCGGTCTACCAGATCAACTACGCCCGCTGCATCTTCTGCGGGCTGTGCATCGAGGCCTGTCCGACGCGGTCGCTGACCATGTCGAACACCTACGAGCTGGCCAGCGACAGCCGGGCCGACCTCATCTACACGAAGGAGCAGCTGATGGCGCCGCTGCTGCCCGGGATGGAGGCGCCCCCGCACGCCATGCGGCTGGGCGAGAACGAGACCGACTACTACGTGCAGGGCCCGACCAACCCGGGTGCGTCGGCCGGTGCCGAGCGGCCGGAAGGGTCGGAGCCGAAGGAGGTCGTCCGGTGA
- the nuoH gene encoding NADH-quinone oxidoreductase subunit NuoH: protein MDAQAVLAAVEPAAVGNDPWWLVLAKIIATFAILVVLVLFAIVAERKIIGYMQVRPGPNRVGPWGTLQSLADGIKLAFKEDIIPTAADKVVYVLAPIISAIVALVAFAVIPLGPNVSVFGHTTALQLTDLPVGVLYILACSSLGVYGIVLAGWASGSTYPLLGGLRSAAQMISYEVAMGLSIVPVFLTAGSLSTSEIVGAQEQTWFLFTLLPSFVVYSISVVGETNRAPFDLPEAEGELVGGFHTEYSSLKFAMFFLAEYVNMVTVSALCATLFLGGWRAPFGIGTIWPGANENWWPVLWFMLKVLAALFVFVWLRGSLPRLRYDQFMHFGWKVLVPISLVWVLLVAAMNTLRRELDFSTRDVMIAVGVVLLAVLALSLLVPERTKKEVDARDPNPHSDFPVPPLDLVVPPSPRLRPQVPAKVGGGADGSSGEDSPADAPPSEASGDTTTGKGN from the coding sequence ATGGACGCGCAGGCGGTGCTGGCAGCCGTTGAGCCGGCCGCGGTCGGCAACGACCCGTGGTGGCTGGTCCTCGCGAAGATCATCGCGACGTTCGCGATCCTCGTCGTGCTGGTGCTGTTCGCGATCGTCGCCGAGCGGAAGATCATCGGCTACATGCAGGTGCGGCCGGGGCCCAACCGGGTCGGGCCGTGGGGCACGCTGCAGAGTCTCGCCGACGGCATCAAGCTGGCGTTCAAGGAAGACATCATCCCGACCGCCGCCGACAAGGTGGTCTACGTCCTCGCGCCGATCATCTCCGCGATCGTCGCCCTCGTCGCGTTCGCGGTGATCCCGCTGGGCCCGAACGTCTCGGTGTTCGGGCACACGACGGCGCTGCAGCTCACCGACTTGCCGGTCGGCGTCCTGTACATCCTGGCCTGCTCGTCGCTCGGGGTGTACGGCATCGTGCTCGCCGGATGGGCGTCCGGGTCGACGTATCCCCTGCTCGGTGGCTTGCGGTCGGCGGCACAGATGATCTCGTACGAGGTCGCGATGGGCCTGTCGATCGTGCCGGTGTTCCTCACCGCCGGATCGCTGTCCACCAGCGAGATCGTCGGGGCGCAGGAGCAGACCTGGTTCCTGTTCACGCTGCTGCCGAGCTTCGTCGTCTACTCGATCTCGGTGGTCGGCGAGACGAACCGCGCCCCGTTCGACCTGCCCGAGGCCGAGGGTGAGCTGGTCGGTGGTTTCCACACCGAGTATTCGTCGCTGAAGTTCGCGATGTTCTTCCTCGCCGAGTACGTGAACATGGTGACGGTGTCCGCGCTCTGCGCGACGTTGTTCCTTGGCGGCTGGCGGGCTCCGTTCGGCATCGGCACGATCTGGCCGGGCGCGAACGAGAACTGGTGGCCGGTGCTCTGGTTCATGCTCAAGGTGCTCGCCGCGCTGTTCGTCTTCGTCTGGCTGCGGGGTTCGCTGCCGCGGCTGCGCTACGACCAGTTCATGCACTTCGGCTGGAAGGTCCTGGTGCCGATCAGCCTGGTCTGGGTGCTGCTGGTCGCCGCGATGAACACGCTCCGCCGCGAGCTGGACTTCTCGACCCGCGACGTGATGATCGCGGTCGGCGTGGTGCTGCTGGCCGTGCTGGCGCTGAGCCTGCTGGTGCCCGAGCGGACGAAGAAGGAAGTCGACGCCCGCGACCCCAACCCGCACTCCGACTTCCCGGTGCCACCGCTCGACTTGGTGGTCCCGCCGTCACCGCGGCTCAGGCCGCAGGTCCCGGCGAAGGTCGGCGGCGGTGCCGACGGCAGCAGCGGCGAGGACTCTCCGGCCGACGCTCCGCCCTCCGAAGCATCCGGCGACACCACGACCGGCAAGGGGAACTGA
- a CDS encoding NADH-quinone oxidoreductase subunit G, producing MTIAPEQKAAVETVTLTIDGLSVTVPKGTLIIRAAEELGIQIPRFCDHPLLDPVGACRQCIVEVEGQRKPVASCTAAVTPDMVVKTQLTSPVAEKAQRGTLELLLINHPLDCPVCDKGGECPLQNQAMSNGAAESRFRDVKRTYPKPLAISSQVLLDRERCVLCARCTRFSKQVAGDPFIELLERSALEQVGIASDEPFQSYFSGNTVQICPVGALTGAAYRFRARPFDLVSTPSVCEHCASGCALRTDWRRGKVLRRLAGEDPAVNEEWNCDKGRWAFTYATGKARLTQPLVRNTAGELEPVSWSEAFSVAARGLSAAREAGGVGVLPGGRLTYEDAYAYAKFARVALGTNDVDFRARPHSNEEALFLGAHVAGRGLGPTYADLENAPAVLLVAFEPEEESPIVFLRLRKAWRKRGARVWSVAPLATRGLDKLGGTLIQATPGAEPKVLDALRAGELAGLTSLSEALRTPGAVILVGERAAGIRGAYSAASLLALNTGATLGWVPRRAGERGAVEAGALPTLLPGGRQVTSLAGRSAVETAWGASVPDTPGRSTGEMLAAAADGTLGGLVVGGVDPDDMPDPVAARAALEAASFVVSLEVRRSAVTDYADVVFPVAPVTEKGGSFVNWEGRVRPFGLTLQGTGALSDARVLNTLADELGAYLGASSTEAVLAEITALGAAGPDVDPPPSPMEPAAPRVSPGDGEAVLATWSHLLDLGTLQDGEEHLAGTAKPAFAHLSPGTAAELGVRPGAHILVSTDRGAIQLPVAITEMPDRVVWVPTNSADSRVRPTLGVGAGDLVRITAGSATGVAPGEVSGVPGSVPAGSVPADGGLGDVEARATSDGGDPADGGRPAVDSDGAAVSEGGEG from the coding sequence ATGACGATCGCACCCGAACAGAAAGCGGCCGTGGAGACGGTCACGCTCACGATCGACGGATTGAGCGTCACCGTCCCCAAGGGAACGCTGATCATCCGGGCAGCCGAGGAGCTGGGGATCCAGATCCCGCGCTTCTGCGACCACCCGTTGCTCGACCCGGTCGGCGCCTGCCGTCAGTGCATCGTCGAGGTCGAGGGCCAGCGCAAGCCGGTCGCGAGCTGCACCGCCGCCGTCACGCCCGACATGGTGGTCAAGACGCAGCTCACCAGCCCGGTGGCGGAGAAGGCACAGCGCGGGACGCTCGAACTGCTGCTGATCAACCACCCGCTCGACTGCCCGGTCTGCGACAAGGGCGGCGAGTGCCCCCTGCAGAACCAGGCGATGAGCAACGGGGCCGCCGAGTCGCGGTTCCGCGACGTCAAGCGGACGTACCCGAAGCCGCTGGCGATCTCGTCCCAGGTGCTGCTCGACCGGGAGCGTTGCGTGCTGTGCGCGCGCTGCACCCGGTTCTCCAAGCAGGTGGCCGGTGACCCGTTCATCGAGCTGCTGGAGCGGTCCGCGCTGGAGCAGGTCGGCATCGCGTCCGACGAGCCGTTCCAGTCCTACTTCTCCGGCAACACCGTGCAGATCTGTCCGGTCGGTGCGCTGACCGGCGCCGCGTACCGGTTCCGGGCCCGCCCATTCGACCTGGTCTCGACGCCTTCGGTGTGCGAACACTGCGCGTCGGGCTGTGCGCTGCGGACGGACTGGCGTCGCGGCAAGGTGCTCCGTCGGCTGGCCGGCGAGGACCCGGCCGTCAACGAGGAGTGGAACTGCGACAAGGGCCGCTGGGCGTTCACGTACGCGACCGGTAAGGCCCGTTTGACCCAGCCGCTGGTGCGCAACACCGCCGGTGAACTGGAGCCGGTGTCGTGGAGCGAGGCGTTCTCGGTCGCGGCGCGCGGCCTGTCGGCCGCGCGTGAGGCCGGGGGCGTCGGCGTGCTGCCGGGTGGCCGTCTCACCTATGAGGACGCGTACGCGTACGCGAAGTTCGCCCGGGTGGCACTGGGCACCAACGACGTGGACTTTCGGGCACGGCCGCACTCGAACGAAGAGGCGCTGTTCCTCGGGGCGCACGTCGCCGGTCGCGGCCTCGGCCCGACCTACGCGGACCTGGAGAACGCACCCGCTGTCCTGCTGGTCGCGTTCGAGCCGGAGGAGGAGTCGCCGATCGTCTTCCTCCGCCTGCGCAAGGCGTGGCGGAAGCGGGGCGCTCGGGTCTGGTCCGTGGCGCCGCTGGCGACCCGCGGACTCGACAAGCTCGGCGGGACGCTGATCCAGGCGACGCCGGGTGCCGAGCCCAAGGTGCTCGACGCGCTGCGCGCCGGCGAACTGGCCGGCCTGACGTCGTTGTCGGAAGCCCTGCGGACGCCGGGTGCGGTGATCCTGGTCGGTGAGCGGGCGGCGGGGATCCGCGGTGCCTACTCGGCCGCGTCGCTGCTGGCGCTGAACACCGGGGCGACGCTCGGCTGGGTGCCGCGGCGCGCCGGTGAGCGCGGTGCGGTCGAGGCCGGTGCACTGCCGACACTGCTGCCCGGGGGCCGTCAGGTGACGTCGCTGGCCGGTCGGTCGGCGGTGGAGACCGCGTGGGGCGCGTCCGTGCCCGACACCCCGGGACGCTCGACCGGCGAAATGCTCGCCGCGGCCGCCGACGGGACGCTGGGCGGGCTGGTGGTCGGCGGCGTCGACCCCGACGACATGCCGGACCCGGTGGCCGCGCGGGCCGCCCTGGAGGCGGCGTCGTTCGTCGTCTCGCTGGAGGTACGTCGCTCGGCGGTGACCGACTACGCGGACGTCGTCTTCCCGGTCGCTCCGGTGACCGAGAAGGGCGGCAGCTTCGTCAACTGGGAAGGCCGCGTGCGCCCGTTCGGGCTCACGCTCCAGGGCACCGGTGCGCTCTCCGACGCGCGCGTGTTGAACACGCTCGCGGACGAGCTCGGCGCGTACCTGGGGGCGTCGTCCACCGAGGCCGTGCTCGCCGAGATCACCGCGCTGGGCGCCGCAGGCCCGGACGTCGACCCGCCACCGTCACCGATGGAGCCGGCCGCGCCGCGGGTCAGCCCCGGCGACGGCGAGGCCGTCCTGGCGACCTGGAGCCACCTGCTGGACCTGGGCACGCTGCAGGACGGCGAGGAGCACCTCGCGGGCACCGCGAAGCCGGCGTTCGCGCACCTCTCGCCGGGCACCGCCGCCGAGCTCGGGGTCCGGCCCGGGGCGCACATCCTGGTCTCCACCGATCGGGGCGCGATCCAGCTCCCGGTCGCGATCACCGAGATGCCCGACCGCGTCGTGTGGGTTCCGACGAACTCGGCCGACTCGCGGGTACGGCCGACGCTTGGCGTGGGGGCCGGTGACCTGGTGCGGATCACTGCCGGCTCGGCCACCGGTGTGGCACCCGGGGAAGTGTCGGGGGTTCCTGGCAGTGTCCCTGCCGGCAGTGTTCCGGCGGACGGGGGCCTGGGAGACGTCGAGGCCCGCGCCACCAGTGACGGTGGCGACCCGGCCGACGGCGGCCGACCGGCCGTCGATTCGGACGGAGCGGCTGTATCCGAAGGGGGCGAGGGCTGA